Proteins from a genomic interval of Treponema brennaborense DSM 12168:
- a CDS encoding glycosyltransferase family 4 protein: MKKICILSAGTLPVPPVRGGAVECLIDIVLQKNEVQKDAEFAVTSIYDSEAEKRALGYTQTKFYFSRIPAVMTLLDKIVYFAAQLVFKRKSNSFRCIFSRLYYIYSTKKVLIENDFDCVVAENHHSLFLVMKDKKINEKYADKFFYHAHNEPNGNFTCRKQIENCSKILTVSDFISKCYKKKYPHGKAEYKVVRNGIDTELFSQKLTDDERTEFRKLQGIKKDDFLIIFAGRLSAEKGIDKLCGAFSELSIQNARLMIVGTNFFGSNAKNTFQKWLAKIIENKINDVLFAGFVPYSEMWKYYAISDVAVLPSVCNEAALLTNIEACVSSLPVISTVSGGIPEYSNPKSSVLLNRNEKLVGEIIKNIEDLYKNQKERKELGRLNHDFAVKFSKNNFYESFMKEIGASL; the protein is encoded by the coding sequence ATGAAGAAAATCTGCATATTATCCGCAGGCACATTGCCAGTTCCTCCTGTTAGGGGCGGAGCTGTTGAATGTTTAATTGATATAGTTCTGCAAAAAAATGAAGTGCAAAAGGATGCCGAGTTTGCCGTTACATCAATTTATGACAGTGAGGCAGAAAAACGCGCTTTGGGATATACTCAGACGAAATTTTATTTTTCAAGAATACCGGCGGTTATGACTTTGCTGGATAAAATTGTTTATTTTGCTGCGCAACTTGTCTTTAAGCGAAAGTCAAATTCTTTTCGATGCATTTTTTCACGTCTTTATTACATATATTCGACAAAAAAAGTATTGATTGAAAATGATTTTGATTGCGTCGTTGCAGAGAATCATCATTCGTTGTTTTTGGTGATGAAAGATAAAAAGATTAACGAAAAATATGCGGATAAATTTTTCTATCATGCTCACAATGAACCGAACGGTAATTTTACATGCAGAAAACAGATTGAAAATTGCAGTAAAATTCTTACCGTCAGCGATTTTATTTCAAAATGCTATAAGAAAAAATATCCGCACGGTAAGGCGGAATACAAAGTTGTAAGAAATGGAATTGACACGGAGCTTTTTTCACAAAAACTGACTGACGATGAGCGAACGGAATTCAGAAAGTTGCAGGGAATAAAGAAAGATGATTTTCTGATTATTTTTGCAGGAAGATTAAGTGCGGAAAAAGGCATAGACAAATTATGTGGGGCATTTTCAGAACTGAGTATTCAAAATGCGAGGCTTATGATTGTCGGCACAAATTTTTTTGGAAGCAATGCAAAAAATACATTTCAGAAATGGCTGGCAAAAATCATAGAAAACAAGATAAATGACGTGCTGTTTGCAGGATTCGTTCCTTATTCTGAAATGTGGAAATACTATGCGATTTCTGATGTTGCGGTACTTCCGTCTGTCTGTAATGAGGCTGCTTTATTAACAAACATAGAAGCCTGTGTTTCTTCCTTGCCGGTTATTTCAACAGTAAGCGGCGGAATTCCTGAGTATTCAAATCCGAAAAGCTCAGTTCTTCTTAATCGGAATGAGAAACTTGTAGGAGAAATAATTAAAAATATAGAAGATTTATATAAGAATCAGAAAGAGAGGAAAGAACTTGGCAGACTTAATCATGATTTTGCCGTCAAGTTCAGCAAGAATAATTTTTATGAATCTTTTATGAAAGAAATCGGAGCATCACTATGA
- a CDS encoding glycosyltransferase family 2 protein, translating to MGDKMDGLVTIIVPVYNTEKYVLRCLTSVQEQTYKNFECLIINDGSTDKSLEICEEFCKKDWRFKIISQENSGPSASRNKGLQEADGEFVFFLDSDDWVTEYALELLVKHIGDKNVCTGQHCAVRNENFSLRKKSEPSKCITISLEDAFFHALNTQQPYFFAWNKLFRKTVFDNIGFATCIYEDVEIAFRLFCSCGDFVLVNKITLFYNLCNSSSITSSSFSSMQMDAIKNSQMLIQNISDMFPKLQKACWKYSAGVNFHIFRRIISSENKTEFLYELNTVSENFKKTKSYLFYKEKNKLKALLKIIWFYFFTVLKKDGAVK from the coding sequence ATGGGAGATAAAATGGACGGATTGGTTACGATAATTGTTCCCGTATATAATACGGAGAAATATGTTCTTCGATGTCTAACAAGTGTTCAGGAGCAGACGTATAAAAATTTTGAATGTCTAATAATAAATGACGGTTCCACTGACAAGTCTTTAGAAATCTGTGAAGAGTTTTGTAAAAAAGATTGGCGCTTTAAAATTATTTCTCAAGAAAATTCCGGTCCGTCCGCTTCTCGTAACAAAGGGTTGCAAGAAGCGGACGGAGAGTTTGTATTTTTTCTTGATAGTGATGATTGGGTAACAGAATATGCCCTGGAACTTCTTGTTAAACATATTGGAGACAAAAATGTTTGTACAGGACAGCATTGTGCAGTCCGAAATGAAAATTTTTCTCTTAGAAAGAAATCAGAACCTTCAAAGTGTATAACAATTTCATTGGAAGATGCTTTTTTTCATGCTTTGAATACACAGCAACCATATTTCTTTGCATGGAATAAGCTTTTTCGTAAGACTGTTTTTGACAACATCGGTTTTGCCACGTGTATTTACGAAGATGTTGAGATTGCGTTTCGCTTGTTTTGTTCTTGCGGTGATTTTGTTTTAGTTAATAAGATTACTCTTTTTTATAACCTTTGTAATTCCAGTTCAATTACAAGCAGTTCATTTTCTTCTATGCAAATGGATGCAATAAAAAATTCTCAAATGTTGATTCAGAATATATCGGATATGTTTCCTAAACTGCAAAAAGCTTGTTGGAAGTATTCTGCAGGAGTAAATTTTCATATTTTCCGACGGATTATAAGCTCAGAAAATAAAACCGAGTTTTTGTATGAGCTGAATACCGTATCTGAAAATTTCAAGAAAACGAAATCATATTTATTCTATAAAGAAAAAAACAAACTTAAAGCATTGCTAAAAATTATTTGGTTTTATTTTTTTACAGTTTTAAAGAAGGACGGAGCAGTAAAATGA
- a CDS encoding glycosyltransferase, with the protein MNKILFLSNTANFSKFNLPYMRWFREQGWQVDYASAGEETISECDNQYTIAIARSPFSPANLKAYRQLKKLLAENRYDILHCHTPMGGVIGRLAAKKLWKEHKIKVIYTAHGFHFYKGAPLINWLLYYPMEKYLARCTDVIVTINEEDYEKAKESF; encoded by the coding sequence ATGAACAAAATCCTTTTTCTTTCCAACACCGCAAACTTTTCCAAGTTCAACTTGCCGTATATGCGCTGGTTCCGCGAGCAGGGCTGGCAGGTTGACTATGCTTCTGCCGGTGAGGAAACAATCAGCGAGTGCGACAATCAGTACACAATCGCAATCGCGCGTTCGCCCTTCTCGCCTGCGAATTTAAAGGCGTACCGCCAGCTGAAAAAGCTCCTTGCCGAGAACCGGTATGACATCCTGCACTGCCACACGCCGATGGGCGGCGTCATCGGCCGGCTTGCGGCAAAAAAGTTATGGAAAGAACACAAAATCAAGGTGATTTACACTGCGCACGGCTTCCACTTTTATAAGGGCGCGCCGCTTATAAACTGGCTTTTGTATTACCCGATGGAAAAATACCTTGCGCGCTGCACGGACGTAATTGTAACCATAAACGAGGAAGATTATGAAAAAGCAAAAGAGTCATTCTGA
- a CDS encoding EpsG family protein has protein sequence MMYALLFSSFFLPILFEIYVPCKNNGNVLFHSQKELQKVLFYFLFLIFFFVCAFRYKTGYDWIPYELYYQDFPKSLLKDNCEPFFIALYAICKFFGLNFYGMQIFVSLFCCSVIFKCYKKFSPFPALSIFCYACFYYHILQMGFVRQEIAIAFSLLAVMKFADKKKRSAFILTLVGTLFHYSSFLLFVMFFIKVTELNKKKMFFILLLAYILLGNWMVLRFLFLLIAKLPFIPSKIIRMIDIYFSLTNMTSNAGFYGVGWFSRRIVVWIAVFSAHTNSKTEILIYKLTWIGLILECFGLPVIVLGRLSYLFLCFEFIAITLFLRDFFIIKTNSFFKTLIIFLVLLFYSVQGPVNFIFFRTDDEAKRYKPYYSLFNPPSSSLRIQHQLNRYYETHGR, from the coding sequence ATGATGTATGCATTGCTGTTTTCTTCATTTTTTTTGCCGATTCTTTTTGAAATATATGTTCCCTGTAAAAATAATGGCAATGTATTATTTCATTCTCAAAAAGAACTTCAGAAAGTACTATTTTATTTTTTATTTTTGATTTTTTTCTTTGTCTGTGCGTTTCGCTATAAGACAGGCTATGACTGGATTCCTTACGAGTTATATTATCAAGATTTTCCTAAGAGCCTTTTAAAAGATAATTGCGAACCCTTTTTTATTGCTTTATATGCGATTTGCAAGTTTTTTGGACTGAATTTTTATGGTATGCAAATTTTCGTTTCATTGTTCTGCTGTAGTGTGATTTTTAAGTGCTATAAAAAATTCTCGCCGTTTCCAGCTCTTTCAATTTTTTGTTATGCTTGCTTTTACTATCATATTCTCCAAATGGGATTTGTGCGACAAGAAATCGCGATTGCTTTTTCATTGCTGGCAGTAATGAAATTTGCAGATAAAAAAAAGCGAAGTGCTTTTATACTTACACTTGTTGGAACATTATTTCATTATTCGTCTTTTCTGCTTTTTGTCATGTTCTTTATAAAAGTTACAGAATTGAACAAGAAAAAGATGTTTTTCATTTTGCTTCTTGCATATATCCTTTTAGGAAATTGGATGGTACTCAGGTTTCTGTTCCTTCTAATTGCAAAACTTCCTTTTATTCCTTCAAAAATAATTAGAATGATAGACATATACTTTTCTCTTACCAACATGACTTCAAATGCCGGGTTTTATGGCGTTGGTTGGTTTTCCAGACGGATTGTTGTATGGATTGCGGTTTTCTCTGCACATACAAACAGCAAAACTGAAATACTTATATACAAACTTACATGGATTGGTCTTATTTTGGAATGTTTCGGTCTTCCTGTGATTGTATTAGGACGGCTCAGTTACCTTTTTTTATGTTTTGAATTTATAGCTATAACTTTGTTTCTAAGGGATTTTTTCATAATAAAAACAAACAGTTTTTTCAAGACTCTAATTATTTTTTTGGTATTGCTTTTTTATAGTGTGCAAGGACCTGTAAATTTCATTTTTTTTAGAACTGATGATGAAGCAAAAAGATATAAACCTTACTATAGCCTGTTTAATCCGCCAAGTTCATCTCTACGAATTCAGCATCAACTAAACAGATATTATGAAACACATGGGAGATAA